GAGCCTACAAGCGGCAACACAGGTATCGGCATCGCACTTGCTGCCACCCAAAAAGGTTATCCATGTCTGTTTGTTACAACCGACAAAGCATCGCAGGAACGGGTACGCTACCTAAAAGCTCTTGGCGCCGACGTGAAAATCGTGAGTAGCCTGGCACCGGCGGATAGTCCGGATTACTACGTGAACGTTGCCACCCGTATGGCAGCAGAGACGCCGAATGCTCATATTTTTAATCAGTACGACAATCCGGCAAATGCACTTGCTCACTATGCAACCACGGGACCCGAAATATGGTCAGATACCAATGGTATGGTTACCCATTACGTTGCAGGGATCGGTACTGGCGGGACGATTTCAGGTACTGCCAGATACCTAAAGGAACAGAATCCATCAATTCGGGTGATTGCCGCAGATCCTGTTGGATCGGGAGTAAAATCGTTCAAAGAAACCGGCGTCATCGGTGAGCCTTTACCCTATCTGGTTGAAGGTGTCGGACAGGAACGTATCCCACACAACCTGGATTTATCGCTCATTGATGAGATTCATAACATTACGGACCGCGAAAGCTTTGCAATGGCACGTCGCCTTACAAGAGAAGAAGGTATCTTCTGCGGCGGAAGCAGCGGAATGAACGTAACATGTGCCTTGCGGGTTGCAAAGTCACTTCCCGATTCAGCGGTTGTAGTTGTGATTATTGCTGATACCGGAGAACGGTATCTAACCAAACACCACAACGATGACTGGCTGGCGGAACATCAATTGATTGACTAATTATCCACTCCTCTATTTATTCCATGCACCCAATGAATAGGCAAAATCACCTTTGGTATGTAACGGGACTTTTTTTGGCTCTGTTCTGTACTGCACTGTCTGTTCCCGCTCTTGCCATCCCCGTAATAATAGAGTTTCAACCAATATTCTGGCAAGACTCAGCAGAGACTGACAAGCAGTTCAACCTTCCTGACGGTGAAACCCGCAGACCGGATGGAAATCGCTTTGCCACTATTCAACGTTTTGAATTTTACACGTCAGACTATTCGATAACAACATCGGATGGGAATACTGTTGCCGTGCCATTGTCAACAATCCTGTTTAACCTGTCAAAACAAACAAGATATTATCTTGCTGACCTTAACATCACTGAACAAATCAGGAGCATAACGTTCGGCATCGGCGTTCCTGCCGGCCGGAACCACCTCGATCCGTCAACCTATCCGCCTGGCCACCCGCTGGCACACCAGAACCCTTCAATGCACTGGGGCTGGTCTGCGGGTTACCGGTTTATTGCCCTCGAAGGAACAGCATGGTCACAGGGCTCCGAAGAGAAGCATTTTGAAATTCATGCCGCCGGTGATGAGCTGTACCGCACTGTTACCATTGAACCATCAGTTGGCAAGTCTGGCGACACCGTAGTCCTTACGCTCAGTCTTCAGGTTCATCGTTTACTCAGGAATATTGCGGCTGAGCAAGGTATTATTAACCACAGCTCGGAAGGCGAAGCACGTACGATGGCAGAAAACATGGCAACGATCGTTTGGGAGAAGCCATCAACTGAGTCAGTGCACGACGTGCCACCAATGCCACTGTTCCTGTGGCCAAACCCAACCCACGATGTTGTGGTGGTTGGCAGCGAGTTATGCGGGGACGTCGGTTCTAACGAAATCACACTCGTTATCACTGACATTGCAGGTATAATGCATGTACACCAGCCATATACGTGCGGAGCAGCTATTCCAATAGCAATGCTGCCCTGTGGTATGTACAATGTATCCTTGCACGCATCCGGCAGGCGAATGGCAAGTGGAACTGTCATCAAGGTGGAATAGTGCAGTGCGTACCGCCGGCGGTATATCACTTTTCTTATTAATTTCGGCCTGTGCACCGTTAACGCAGCCTGAAGATCCAATGCAGTATTTGCCGGTGATGACGATACCAACCCTACGGCACCCACCTGATAACGAACCCACTCCGGAGCGGCTTGCGCTTGGAAAGCTGTTGTTCAACTCAACTCTTCTATCCGAAGGCAACGATGTTAGCTGCGCCAGCTGCCACCTTGAGAACTTTGCCTTTGCCGATACAACCCCCGTAAGCCGCGGAACATTAGGCCGGGTCGGAACATCCAACTCTCCGTCTATTGTGTACGCAGCCTTCGAGCCCGGCTTACTCCGAGCGGCCACCGTCCCAACACTCGAAATGCACGTTCTGGTCCCGCTCCAGGAAGAAAATGAGTTCCACATGAATATCCTGGACGTTGTTGACCGGTTCAATGCCAATCCCGATGTCCAGGCAATGAGCCTTGCTGCCTACGACCGACCCTTTGATCCATGGGTGCTCACTCGGGCCATCTCGGTTTTTGTTCGAAGTCTGCCAGCGTTTAGTTCTAAATTCGATGCAGCATACCAACAAAAGAACTTTTCCGAATTCAGCATGGCGGAAAGGCGGGGGATAAAGTTGTTTTACGGATCGGCAGGGTGCGTACAATGCCATTCTGATGCACTCTTCACCAATCACCTGGTGTTCTCGGGACCTCCATCAGCAGCTCACCGTAACCGTATCCAGGCCAGAACAGATATTAAGGTGCCATCGTTACGGAATGTTGCGGTTAGCCCACCATATTTCCACGACGGGACAGCTGCTACACTGCATGCCGTTCTGCAGCAGTACAAAAACGGTGAGAGGTATTATGTACCGACACCAAAGCCCCTTTCCGACGCTGACATCAGGGACATTGAGGCATTTTTAACTACACTCACCGATTTATAAAAGAAATTACGGTTGAGGTGATCACGAACCACTTTCGGGTTTCCACCACGTCAGATCAACTGCATCTTCACCACCGTCCACGCCAATAACATTGCCATTCATCCACTGTGCTTCATCACGCACCAGCATGGATATTACCCGGGCCACATCTTCCGGTCTTGTAAGCCTGTGGTTTGGATTTCGCATGAGAGCATTAGCCATGATGATATCGTTACCCGGAATCTTTTCAAGGGCAGGTGTATGGGTCACACCGGCGCGGATGGTGTTGGCAGTAATCCCATAGGGTGTGAGCTCTAATGAAAGCTGCCGGCAGTAGCTTTCAAGGGCGGCTTTTGCGGCACTCACCGCACCGTACGACGGCAAAACACGTGTACTGCCAGCACTTGTTAACCCAAGAACACGGCCTCCGGGCTTCATTAACCCGGCACGCACAACATCCTGAGTCCAATAAATCAGCGAATTTGCCATAACATCCATCGTCATTTCAATATTCTTCTGCGTTAGGGCTTGGGACGGATCGGCAGCCACGAACGGCTTTAGGGTACCAAATGCCAGGGAATGCATCAGCAGGCGGATTGTACTCTCAGGGTTTTTGCTGAAATGATCCGAGATTTCAGCTACAATCTGAACACGTTGTGCGGGATCGACGGCATTGACATTCCAAAACGTGTAGGGTACGTTCAGGTCTGTGAGCGACTGCTTCAGCTCTTCAACATTCTTCATGCCTGCGGCACGATCCAGGTGTACCCCAAAGATGCCAAAGCCCTGGCTTGCAAGTTTTAGTGCAGTTGCCTTGCCAAACCCGCTCGAGGCGCCTAATATTAAAGCATAGTGTTGAACTGACATAGCTCCCCTTTTCGTTTAAACACCAACAAAGTTAGCCACTGCAGGGCAAGTTGCCGAATTTTATTTGATTCAATTGTCCTGCTTATGAGGCTGACCGGGTATTCCGTGGGCTGGGACGTCGTCCGGTACGTCTCCGATGTGTTCATGAATACGTCGCTCATAGTAATATGGCGATTTCTTCCTGCCGTACACTTGTTCGCCGGCAGCATTATAACCGCGTTGCCAAAAACTGGATCCAAACGACCGAATATCGATTTCCATCACAATGTATGCGATACTCGTGTTGCTGTTCCTACATGCCAGACCTTGTATTTGGCCTGTGAAGGCCTCGCCTGTAAACTGCAGATACAACTCACAGCCCCTTTGCAACGTTATCTTCTCGGGATTCAGGGTATCTGCAAAGAGCGAATCCGGCCATGACGCATCTGAAGAGGAAGTGGCAGCGGGCTGGTACTCCAGTACCTCGATCATCCCTTCCTCAACGCGGTGAATCATCCATAGTAGCTTTTGACGTTCAGACTGCCCTGCTTCCACTGAACGGTCAACCAGGAACCAGGCACCGTCAGTGCGCTGATCCCAAATCCGGCGGATGTACAGGTCAGAAGGTGCAGTCGTGGTATCATGTCGGACCTGAGAGGCATTAGAATACATTCCGGGCAACCATGAAAACAAAATCTCCAGGTCTTCATCTTTATCCTGTGCTACAGCGTTCACAACGAATACAAGCAGGATGAAAAGCACGAGAATATTACGGATGATCATACAGGTGTTTACTTTAGTCGGTGTGCAATTTCATCGTTACTAAGAATTATAAAGGTCGGCGTTCCGTCAGGAGCTAAATGCGGTACATCACAACCAAGCAGACTGCGATGCATTGAACGCATCTCTTCGGAACTTAACCGAATTCCCCGCCGGATTGCCTGCGATTCTGCATACACAAGGGCAATACCGTCCGGACGCCGCTCACGCGGTACCTGTCCCAATGCCCGTAGTGATTCAATCATTTTTTTTATTGTTTCACTTTCCGTACCGGGTTGTACTTCTGACGGTACTGCATGAACCTCAGCCGTTGTTGAGTCAATCACCTCAACCCGAAATCCAAGCTGAGTAAATTGTTCATGATATTCCTTCAACACAGTGGTTTCGGCAGGTGCAAGGCTAACCCGCACCGAAAACAACAGTGCCTGCTCAGCAGCAGATTCTTTTTTTTCGGCTGATAGAGCTCGTTCGTACAAAATCCTCTGATGTGCGGCATTCTGATCAATAATCATGATTCCGTCAGAATGCGTGGTTACAATGTACTGTCCGCCTGACTGCAGAAACGGCAATACCGCAGGCTCTTCGAATAAGGCTGACTGAGCTTCAGCCGACCACTGAGGTCGGTTTGGTGCTGCCTTCGCACCACTGCCAATCCCATCAAATCTTCCAGACGGCACGCCGGCGGTGTGTATCTCACCGGTAAATCTGTTTACAAAGGTGGGCGCTGACCTATCGGTGACGCCGGACAGTGATTGTAAGGGGCTTGAGGCAAGCGGAAGATCGGTTACGTAGTCTGGTATGATGCTCAAAGATTTCAGGGCTTTCGATACGGCTTGCTGAACAACCAGGTACACCTGGCGTTCATCCTCGAACTTTACCTCATGCTTCTGCGGATGAACGTTTACATCAACATGGCTGGGATCCACCTCGATATGAAGGACAAATACCGGACGCTGTCCGCTTCCCAGTAAATGTTCATACGCCGACAGTACTGCGTGTGCAAGTGGCCGGCTGACGATTGGCCGGCTATTGAGAAACAGGTACTGACCGCTTCTGCTCTGACGAGCCATTCTGGGGGTACCAACAAAGCCGGAAATCGTAATTCCACACTCGCTGCCATGAACTGCAACAAGGTCTTGGGGGTGTTCAATCCCAAGTATCTCCATGGTACGGTGGTGCAAATCGGCCGGATGAACATCAAACACAAGAACATCAGCATCATGAAACGTAAATCGTACGTCCGGGCGGGACAGAGCTACTCTCTGCATTGCCTCGCTGATATGCCTGAATTCCGTAAGGTCACTCTTAAGAAACTTTCGTCGAGCCGGAACATTGTAAAATAGGTTACGTACAAGAATTTGAGTCCCCGGCTGAACATTGTCTGTACTAATCTGTGGCGGTGATCCGGGCCGCGACATAAGCTTATACCCGGTGCTTCCGGGCTCAGTAGATTTACAGGTACGAATTTCCACATCAGCAACGGCAGCAATCGAAGCCAGAGCTTCACCACGAAATCCGAGCGTAGCGATTGCATGCAAATCCTTCTCACTCCTGATTTTACTCGTTGCATGACGCACCACGCACATCGCAAGGTCATCCTGGTCCATACCATGCCCATTATCAATCACATGGATTGCCTGCTTCCCGGCACCACGCACCACAACGCTGATCGCCGTAGCTCCTGAGTCGAGAGCATTTTCGACTAATTCCTTAACTACACTGTCGGGACGTTGCACTACTTCGCCGGCGGCAATCTGATTAGCAAGGTATTCGGGGAGTAGTTGAATTATTGCCATGTTTTGTACGAGAGTTCATGTTAAAGTTGCACTGTGCTGTTAACGTTTCACCCTGAAAAATAATACTATTCATGCCCAGCTTCTGTACTTTGTGAGCCACCAAATCGTCAGTGTATCGGTTGAATGGCCACCGGATTCCTGTTTTTCGTCGTTTTTTCGTCCACATGAAAGATCACTATGTCCAAATCAACGCTGTCTGAAATTGTAGATCTCTTCCTGCTGCGTGTAACGCCTCCCGAGGGTGAAACTGAACGTCCGTACTACACAACCGGCAGCATTGTCGCGGCAGCCTTGTTTCGGCTTACGCTGATTTTATTTCTGGCAATGCTTTTCAACGATCAGTACCGTGGTACGGGATGGTGGTGGACGGCAGTTACACTGGCTGCCTGGGGCCTTGGGGCGTATCCTGCCTGGCTCCAGTACCGGCGGTTTAACGAGGACGTACGTGTACTGCAGGAAAACACGCTTTGCGGGTCGTGCCGACACTTTAACCCAACAAATCAGTTATGCACAGTCCTTGACGTTCACGTCACCTCCAACGAACCCCCGTGTGGTGGTGATGAATGGGAGCCATTACAGTAGTCTCCCCGAAACTCAGAAACACCCGATACTCCCATACCTACTTGGTTTTATCAATGGCAACCAGCTTGTAGTACCCACGCTCGTCAACTTCAAACACAAACGCTTTTGCCACACTGTTAGAATACGTCCACATCTCCGTAGCTGAATTCTGAGCATTCATCTTTGTAGCAACCGACGTTGGCGGACCGAACAAAATATAGATTTTCCCTCGCTCTGTTTTGGCACCATCGGGTTCCTGAACGGTAGCATATCGTAGGCGTGCATAGTCGGCCCGGCGATAGTATTCGTACAATCGTTCGTTATAGGATGTTCGCGGCGTAGGGTCCTGCCCCCGCCACCAGTCCATCAGGTTTTCACGGCGCTCCACATCGGTCCCGTTATCAATGTTCCTGATATCAGTTTCGGCTGCGGTGTACCGTAGCAATTGTATTGCATCGTTGAGATTCCGAAGCGACTGAGGCATAGTATTCCAGACAACGTGTACCGGAATATGCACCGAATCGGTACTGTTTTCACGTACAACGGTCACGGTGTATTCGGCGGGAACGAGTGCCGTAACCGGAAACGGAATTTGAAGATATCCAAAGCCCCCTCCCGTACTGTCGGGTACAAGATGCAAACGCGGCTCAGATCCTCCACCGGTGCCTGAAACGTCGAGGCGTACGTTAGGCGTACTCATCCCCTGCCACTCATAGCTGGCAACACTCCACCAGCGAATCTGATTGCCACCATAGGGTTGTTGCCGAATCGAAACCGAATAGTGAGCTGGGATGCTGTCGCGCACGGGTAAAAAACCGTATGCATCGTGTGGTATAAACTCAGCATTCCCGTTTTGAATAAATGGTCGGTAGGAATCCCGGGGTTCTCCGGGTTCCGGTACACCAAGGATAAGCTGACGGGATGTTTGATCGCGGCATGTTGGACTTGCAACTGAGTCAATAATAACTTTCGTAGGAAGATTTATCTTGTTTTGTACTACTTCAAGTGCAACGGTGTGTAGTCCGCAGGCCACTGTTATCATCTGCCATCCCGAAGAATATTGATTGCGGCTATTGGTCTCATCAAACGTTGAAGCATAGGTGCTATTGCTCCATCGCACACGTTTGCGAATAACACCAAGGGAATCACGAACCTCGATGTTTAATGCAATCGGTGCAACAAAATTACCTTGAGGGTCAGAGTGATCGGTGTTCTTCGTGAAGGTAAGTACGTCATTCGATACCTTAAACAGAACATAAATATTTGTACTGTCGGTACCCGCTTTTGGTACTCCAAATGCTTCGGCATATACCTGCCGATCCGGGTCCTGATATACTCTTCCTGACCTCGTATTCCCTGATTGTGCCGGCAGGACTATCGGCCAAAGGAGCAACACACACACTGTGGCTATATGGGGCCAACCAATCATGACCGATACTCCTCGATGAAGTCCCGAAGAATCACCGCAGCCGCAACAACATCCTTTGTTCCTTTTTTTCTCCGCTTCTTTTGTTTCATCCCTGATTCTTCCATTATGTGTCGGGCTCGTTGCGTTGAATATGCTTCGTCAACTACGTATACCGGTTGCGTGATGTATTGCCGAAGTTGTTCAACAAAAACTTCAATTGATTTCATGATTTCAGTTTTCACATCGTCAAGCCGATATGGCATGCCCACCAGGACAACATCTATCCGGTCTTCAGTAAACCGTTGGGTTAGCGCGGAAAATACGTCATTGTTATTGACAACAACCGGACGCGTACTCACAACGATATGCATTTCATCGCACACTGCAACACCAATACGTGCCTCACCATAGTCCAACGCTGCAATGCGTTTACCGGCAAAGGCATCAGGTGTGGCAAGGTGGTCTGTTCTGGTGTTCATCTGCTTCGTGAATAACTACAACCATTATCGTGGAATTCTGAATACAACCTGAGTTCCCTGGCCGGGTTCACTGGTAACCCGAATCGAGCCACCATGTAAGTGCGTAACATGCTGCATAATCATGGTACCAATGCCCGACCCGGTACCGTCTTTCGCTGTTGTGTAGTATGGCTTCATCATGTTCTCCAATGTTAAGGTATCCATACCAACACCGGTATCAGCGACCTTAAAATACACGTTTAACCGGTCAAACCATGTAGATATTTCAACCGTGCCGTTCTTACCGCGCAAACTTTTGATTGCGTTTTCGATTGCGTTGCGCACAGCACGCGACATTTTCAGACGATCAATGTTGATCATGGTTCCCCGCAGTTTCATCACAAACTCCACATGAGGGAACATTACCGGATCAAATTCATGCCGAAGCTGTGTACAGAACTCAGCTGTGTGAACCGGTATGCGCTGAATTGCTTCAGAGCGCCCAACACTCACAAGGTCGCGAACGCGCTGAATCAGCACCTCAGTCTGAAATAAAATTCGGCGTATCCTGTCTGCCGGACGTCCGTCAAACTCACCAACCATCTGTTCAGCATTCAGCCGAATTGTTGAAAGATTTGTTTGCATATCATGAGCCAACTGGGCCCAGTTAACAAGTCTGCGGCGTTCCAGTTCTTCCGAAATATCAATTCCCGTTATCACCATCCCGCGTAATCGTCCGAACGAACCCCATAACGGCTGTGCAGTAACCATATAATCTCGCAGATCATCGTCATCATTAATACTTACTTTTTCGGAAAGGGGCTTTCGCGCATCTAATGCTTCCGTTACGAATTGCTGCAGCACCTGTACACCGGAATGGCGCATATAGGCAAGGTAAAGCCGTCCCATAGGTACTTTTGCAGACAAACGCAGCAGGGATGCGGCCTTTTCGTTTGTTTGTAGTAACCTGCCTGCATCATCCAGCACAAGAACCAGGCCATTACCCGGAACCTGGAGCATGGCTCCAAGGAAGCGCTTCTGTTGCCTTAGCCTACCCGCCAATAGGATGATAACCAATAATAATATCCCGGGAATAACGTAGGGCCCAACGGTTGAGACTGTACTCCAAAGCCACCAGAGAGGAACCGGCTCCTGCACAAACAGTGCAGAGGCAACACGAGTGGTTAGTAGCAGACCGTGGGGTGTATATTGTACCAAAGCTGCCGGCCCAAGCTCTAGATCAACATCATCGTTGGACAGGATGCGTCCGTGAGCAACACTCACAACGTTACGGGGATAAAGGATGCACAACGTATCATTAAACGACGTTATTTTTTCAACCGGTCCATTATCGGGAGGCAACAGCAAGCCTGATGTTAGCAAACGTCCCAAGCCTTCCTGCGCAGCCACGGACAAAAACTCCCGTCCATTATTATTCCGGACGGCAGCCAGGTAGAGCATTCCGCCAGATGAATACCAGGTCACGCATTCTGCCCTAACCGGAACCGAGACCGTACGCACGTCCGACGTGTACGGATCTACAATCGAGACCTGGCTGCTGTGCTCATCATCAACCGGTTGAACAACCACAACGCGGTCAGCAGCCGTGCCAACAAATGCCCTTGACGAGACCGGGATGTGCGACGTTAGCCGCCGACGCATTGCCGTATCCACAACGCTCACGTAGGCCAAGCCCCCTACCTCATGGACGGCAGCAAAAAGCCACCTGCCGTCTGCCGGTCCGAACCCGATAACATTTTGCTCAAAGAGTTGCACTTCGGGGTTTGCTGTATGCGGCTGAATTGTGTACAACTGCCTGCCGAGTTTTATCACCACCACGGTACCGGCTGACATAACGGCGGGCTGCTCGCCGAAATCCGTTGCTGATGCAACCGGAAGAATCTGCCGATACAGTACCCTGAATGACTGCGAATACACAATAACTTCGTTGTTCTGTCCGATCTGGCGGATTGCAACAATCTTCCCGTTATTCCATACGGCTGCGCGGAAATGCGAACCTTTGCCGGCTGACTGCAGGACCTTTCCCTCCACATTAATCACTGACAATACCGGATCGGCAGTTTGCCATGCGGGTTGAAAGCGAAGAACCAGCAAATCGTTACCGGCAGGCTGTACCTGTGCACTCCAAGCTGCATGCGTATGCCATTGCAGCGGAGTACCGTCTGCTGCATACGCTCGTGCAGTCACTAGACCGAGCACTGTCCACAGTACCATCAATACAACCACCGCCGGTATCCGAAGTACGGTCATAGCTTCTGTAATTCA
This is a stretch of genomic DNA from Ignavibacteria bacterium. It encodes these proteins:
- a CDS encoding HAMP domain-containing histidine kinase, translating into MTVLRIPAVVVLMVLWTVLGLVTARAYAADGTPLQWHTHAAWSAQVQPAGNDLLVLRFQPAWQTADPVLSVINVEGKVLQSAGKGSHFRAAVWNNGKIVAIRQIGQNNEVIVYSQSFRVLYRQILPVASATDFGEQPAVMSAGTVVVIKLGRQLYTIQPHTANPEVQLFEQNVIGFGPADGRWLFAAVHEVGGLAYVSVVDTAMRRRLTSHIPVSSRAFVGTAADRVVVVQPVDDEHSSQVSIVDPYTSDVRTVSVPVRAECVTWYSSGGMLYLAAVRNNNGREFLSVAAQEGLGRLLTSGLLLPPDNGPVEKITSFNDTLCILYPRNVVSVAHGRILSNDDVDLELGPAALVQYTPHGLLLTTRVASALFVQEPVPLWWLWSTVSTVGPYVIPGILLLVIILLAGRLRQQKRFLGAMLQVPGNGLVLVLDDAGRLLQTNEKAASLLRLSAKVPMGRLYLAYMRHSGVQVLQQFVTEALDARKPLSEKVSINDDDDLRDYMVTAQPLWGSFGRLRGMVITGIDISEELERRRLVNWAQLAHDMQTNLSTIRLNAEQMVGEFDGRPADRIRRILFQTEVLIQRVRDLVSVGRSEAIQRIPVHTAEFCTQLRHEFDPVMFPHVEFVMKLRGTMINIDRLKMSRAVRNAIENAIKSLRGKNGTVEISTWFDRLNVYFKVADTGVGMDTLTLENMMKPYYTTAKDGTGSGIGTMIMQHVTHLHGGSIRVTSEPGQGTQVVFRIPR
- a CDS encoding c-type cytochrome, producing MRTAGGISLFLLISACAPLTQPEDPMQYLPVMTIPTLRHPPDNEPTPERLALGKLLFNSTLLSEGNDVSCASCHLENFAFADTTPVSRGTLGRVGTSNSPSIVYAAFEPGLLRAATVPTLEMHVLVPLQEENEFHMNILDVVDRFNANPDVQAMSLAAYDRPFDPWVLTRAISVFVRSLPAFSSKFDAAYQQKNFSEFSMAERRGIKLFYGSAGCVQCHSDALFTNHLVFSGPPSAAHRNRIQARTDIKVPSLRNVAVSPPYFHDGTAATLHAVLQQYKNGERYYVPTPKPLSDADIRDIEAFLTTLTDL
- the ruvX gene encoding Holliday junction resolvase RuvX; protein product: MNTRTDHLATPDAFAGKRIAALDYGEARIGVAVCDEMHIVVSTRPVVVNNNDVFSALTQRFTEDRIDVVLVGMPYRLDDVKTEIMKSIEVFVEQLRQYITQPVYVVDEAYSTQRARHIMEESGMKQKKRRKKGTKDVVAAAVILRDFIEEYRS
- a CDS encoding cysteine synthase family protein; the encoded protein is MNVKHSILELVGNTPLLKLTKVTSGIAATVLAKMESKNPGGSIKDRIGIAMIEAAEREGKLSPGDLIIEPTSGNTGIGIALAATQKGYPCLFVTTDKASQERVRYLKALGADVKIVSSLAPADSPDYYVNVATRMAAETPNAHIFNQYDNPANALAHYATTGPEIWSDTNGMVTHYVAGIGTGGTISGTARYLKEQNPSIRVIAADPVGSGVKSFKETGVIGEPLPYLVEGVGQERIPHNLDLSLIDEIHNITDRESFAMARRLTREEGIFCGGSSGMNVTCALRVAKSLPDSAVVVVIIADTGERYLTKHHNDDWLAEHQLID
- the mutL gene encoding DNA mismatch repair endonuclease MutL; translation: MAIIQLLPEYLANQIAAGEVVQRPDSVVKELVENALDSGATAISVVVRGAGKQAIHVIDNGHGMDQDDLAMCVVRHATSKIRSEKDLHAIATLGFRGEALASIAAVADVEIRTCKSTEPGSTGYKLMSRPGSPPQISTDNVQPGTQILVRNLFYNVPARRKFLKSDLTEFRHISEAMQRVALSRPDVRFTFHDADVLVFDVHPADLHHRTMEILGIEHPQDLVAVHGSECGITISGFVGTPRMARQSRSGQYLFLNSRPIVSRPLAHAVLSAYEHLLGSGQRPVFVLHIEVDPSHVDVNVHPQKHEVKFEDERQVYLVVQQAVSKALKSLSIIPDYVTDLPLASSPLQSLSGVTDRSAPTFVNRFTGEIHTAGVPSGRFDGIGSGAKAAPNRPQWSAEAQSALFEEPAVLPFLQSGGQYIVTTHSDGIMIIDQNAAHQRILYERALSAEKKESAAEQALLFSVRVSLAPAETTVLKEYHEQFTQLGFRVEVIDSTTAEVHAVPSEVQPGTESETIKKMIESLRALGQVPRERRPDGIALVYAESQAIRRGIRLSSEEMRSMHRSLLGCDVPHLAPDGTPTFIILSNDEIAHRLK
- a CDS encoding SDR family oxidoreductase; the protein is MSVQHYALILGASSGFGKATALKLASQGFGIFGVHLDRAAGMKNVEELKQSLTDLNVPYTFWNVNAVDPAQRVQIVAEISDHFSKNPESTIRLLMHSLAFGTLKPFVAADPSQALTQKNIEMTMDVMANSLIYWTQDVVRAGLMKPGGRVLGLTSAGSTRVLPSYGAVSAAKAALESYCRQLSLELTPYGITANTIRAGVTHTPALEKIPGNDIIMANALMRNPNHRLTRPEDVARVISMLVRDEAQWMNGNVIGVDGGEDAVDLTWWKPESGS
- a CDS encoding GWxTD domain-containing protein, with translation MIGWPHIATVCVLLLWPIVLPAQSGNTRSGRVYQDPDRQVYAEAFGVPKAGTDSTNIYVLFKVSNDVLTFTKNTDHSDPQGNFVAPIALNIEVRDSLGVIRKRVRWSNSTYASTFDETNSRNQYSSGWQMITVACGLHTVALEVVQNKINLPTKVIIDSVASPTCRDQTSRQLILGVPEPGEPRDSYRPFIQNGNAEFIPHDAYGFLPVRDSIPAHYSVSIRQQPYGGNQIRWWSVASYEWQGMSTPNVRLDVSGTGGGSEPRLHLVPDSTGGGFGYLQIPFPVTALVPAEYTVTVVRENSTDSVHIPVHVVWNTMPQSLRNLNDAIQLLRYTAAETDIRNIDNGTDVERRENLMDWWRGQDPTPRTSYNERLYEYYRRADYARLRYATVQEPDGAKTERGKIYILFGPPTSVATKMNAQNSATEMWTYSNSVAKAFVFEVDERGYYKLVAIDKTK